In Candidatus Cloacimonadota bacterium, one genomic interval encodes:
- the rny gene encoding ribonuclease Y, translating to MTENIQYIYLLIGAVLGFFLTALILFVIKRKALTIISEAKNEASRLIEETRQKTQIEKKAALLEVKDEWYKTKKAHEEEINQRKKEIRILEKKFNERLSVLDKRFEGLDKKENRVNELENRNKMRESELEKKKQELEELTVQQQQKLSTIAQMSREEALQMLKTQLLNEARNFAANDVKQTLEQIKLDANKISAEYLSTAIQRMSVDYVSENTVSVVTIPSEEMKGRIIGREGRNIRTFEKASGVDLIIDDTPEAVVLSCFDPVRREIARLALEKLIVDGRIHPGRIEDLIEKTRKDMDKHLIELGEKACLDLNVHNVSPNIIKLIGRLNYRTSYGQNVLQHSKEAAWICGILAAELGLNQEIARRAGFLHDLGKAIDHEFDGSHAHLGASFARKNGESPLIINTIEAHHEEVPAESAYAPLVQAADAISGARPGARREVLESYMQRLEKLEEIANSLEGVNKCYAIQAGRELRIIVDPIAVDDAKSVYIASDIARKIEQEMQYPGQIKVTVIRETRFQEVAK from the coding sequence ATGACAGAAAATATACAATATATATACTTGCTTATTGGTGCTGTTTTAGGATTTTTTCTGACCGCATTAATTTTATTTGTTATTAAACGAAAAGCGCTAACCATCATATCAGAAGCAAAGAATGAAGCATCACGACTGATAGAAGAGACACGCCAAAAAACTCAGATAGAAAAGAAAGCTGCCCTCCTTGAGGTAAAAGATGAATGGTATAAAACAAAGAAAGCCCATGAGGAAGAGATAAATCAACGCAAGAAAGAGATCAGAATTCTGGAGAAGAAGTTTAATGAACGGCTCTCTGTTCTTGACAAACGTTTTGAAGGTTTAGATAAAAAAGAGAACCGGGTCAATGAGCTGGAAAATCGCAATAAGATGCGGGAATCAGAGCTGGAGAAGAAGAAACAAGAGTTGGAAGAATTGACAGTCCAACAGCAACAGAAGCTTAGTACGATAGCCCAAATGAGTAGAGAAGAAGCTCTGCAAATGCTCAAGACACAACTACTAAATGAGGCACGTAATTTTGCTGCCAATGATGTCAAACAAACTCTTGAGCAGATCAAGCTCGACGCTAACAAGATCTCAGCCGAGTATCTATCAACAGCTATCCAAAGAATGTCTGTAGATTACGTTTCTGAGAATACTGTATCAGTAGTTACAATTCCGAGTGAAGAGATGAAAGGAAGAATTATTGGTCGTGAAGGAAGAAACATCCGCACGTTTGAAAAAGCATCCGGAGTTGATCTGATCATTGATGATACACCTGAAGCAGTAGTTCTCTCATGTTTCGATCCGGTAAGAAGAGAAATTGCCCGGCTGGCTCTGGAAAAATTGATCGTTGACGGTAGAATTCATCCCGGCAGAATAGAAGATCTGATTGAGAAAACCCGCAAAGATATGGATAAACATTTGATCGAGTTGGGTGAAAAAGCTTGTTTAGATCTCAATGTACATAACGTATCTCCCAATATTATCAAGCTCATTGGTAGATTGAACTACCGTACCAGTTATGGACAGAATGTTCTTCAGCATAGTAAAGAAGCTGCATGGATCTGTGGTATCTTAGCTGCAGAATTGGGACTAAATCAGGAAATAGCACGCCGTGCCGGTTTCTTGCACGACCTGGGAAAAGCTATCGATCATGAATTTGATGGTTCTCATGCTCATTTAGGTGCCAGTTTCGCCCGAAAAAATGGAGAAAGTCCCCTCATTATCAATACTATCGAAGCGCATCACGAAGAAGTTCCTGCTGAATCGGCTTATGCCCCACTTGTGCAAGCTGCAGATGCTATCTCTGGTGCTAGACCGGGAGCAAGACGCGAAGTACTGGAATCGTATATGCAACGTCTGGAGAAACTGGAAGAGATCGCTAATTCTCTGGAAGGGGTCAATAAATGCTATGCGATCCAAGCTGGAAGAGAATTAAGAATAATCGTTGATCCTATTGCCGTGGATGATGCCAAATCGGTTTACATTGCCTCTGACATTGCCCGTAAGATAGAGCAAGAGATGCAATATCCCGGTCAGATCAAAGTCACTGTTATCCGCGAAACGAGATTTCAAGAAGTTGCTAAATAG
- a CDS encoding TIGR00282 family metallophosphoesterase, protein MNILFIADVFGRPGRQVVKNRVPELRAELAIDVCIANCENSASGLGITEKTADELFNAGIDVLTGGNHLWDKKEVLSYLSIENRILKPANYPPKAIGSKYFIKNLPNNQKLAVITLCGQAFMNPTNSPFLVMEEMLPLLKQQSDFIFVDFHAEATAEKRAFGLYFDGQVSAIIGTHTHVQTADEEILPGGTAYITDAGMTGPHSSVIGMKKEIIFEKMMTGMPTKYEVAERGKQLNAVFISVDDNSGKATRIERIREKISD, encoded by the coding sequence ATGAATATTCTGTTTATTGCCGATGTTTTCGGCAGACCGGGCAGACAGGTAGTAAAAAACCGAGTACCGGAGCTAAGAGCGGAATTGGCAATTGATGTCTGTATCGCTAATTGTGAAAATAGTGCTTCCGGGTTAGGTATAACCGAAAAAACTGCTGACGAGTTGTTTAATGCCGGGATTGATGTCTTGACCGGTGGTAATCATCTCTGGGATAAGAAAGAGGTGCTCAGCTATCTCTCTATAGAAAATAGGATCCTGAAACCGGCTAATTATCCACCTAAAGCTATCGGTAGCAAATATTTCATCAAGAACCTACCAAATAATCAGAAGCTTGCCGTAATTACCCTTTGCGGACAAGCTTTTATGAATCCGACCAACTCTCCATTCTTAGTAATGGAAGAGATGCTTCCTCTCTTGAAGCAACAATCAGATTTCATTTTTGTTGACTTTCATGCCGAAGCTACAGCAGAAAAGAGAGCATTCGGACTCTATTTTGATGGTCAGGTTTCCGCTATTATTGGTACTCACACTCACGTCCAAACGGCTGACGAAGAGATCCTCCCCGGTGGGACTGCTTATATTACAGATGCCGGTATGACAGGTCCTCACTCTTCTGTAATTGGTATGAAAAAGGAGATCATCTTTGAAAAGATGATGACCGGTATGCCGACCAAATATGAAGTTGCCGAGCGAGGCAAGCAATTAAATGCTGTCTTTATCTCCGTTGATGATAATAGTGGCAAAGCAACCAGGATTGAACGCATCCGAGAGAAAATATCTGATTAA
- a CDS encoding bifunctional 5,10-methylenetetrahydrofolate dehydrogenase/5,10-methenyltetrahydrofolate cyclohydrolase: MEKELRAKPLVKSIYEDLTNEISSLEIKPQLTILMIGEDPAAEFYVSNIQKNSGKVGILADLQKLPPDLSEDDLLRIIHDLNNDSQVHAIMVQKPLPKHINDNLVAATISPFKDADGFNPVNLGNMLLEAEALLPSTPAAVIEMIRYYQINLTGKHTVLCGRSHIVGKPLANLLLNKQEPGNATVTVCHSKTANLGDYTKQADILITALGIARFIKGDMIKDGVIILDVGTNEVIENGNRFYTGDVDYEDCYQKAAAITPVPGGIGSVTTAMLLKNVWKAYQMQK; this comes from the coding sequence ATGGAAAAAGAACTAAGAGCTAAACCACTGGTAAAGTCAATCTATGAAGATTTAACTAATGAAATCTCATCTTTAGAGATCAAACCACAACTGACGATCCTTATGATCGGTGAAGACCCTGCTGCTGAGTTTTACGTCAGTAACATCCAAAAAAACAGCGGTAAAGTCGGCATTTTAGCAGATTTGCAGAAACTCCCCCCTGATCTTTCAGAAGATGATCTGTTAAGAATAATTCATGACCTTAATAATGATAGTCAAGTTCATGCCATAATGGTTCAAAAACCTCTCCCAAAGCACATAAACGATAATCTTGTAGCAGCAACGATTTCACCTTTCAAGGATGCAGATGGTTTTAATCCGGTCAATTTGGGTAATATGCTCCTTGAGGCAGAAGCACTTCTCCCCTCTACACCTGCGGCAGTCATAGAAATGATCCGTTATTATCAGATAAACTTAACCGGTAAACATACTGTACTTTGTGGCAGGAGTCATATCGTTGGTAAACCTTTAGCAAATCTCTTGCTTAACAAGCAAGAACCGGGAAATGCCACCGTCACCGTCTGCCATAGCAAGACAGCAAATTTAGGCGATTATACAAAGCAGGCAGATATTCTCATCACAGCCCTTGGTATTGCACGGTTTATCAAAGGTGATATGATAAAAGATGGTGTTATCATACTTGATGTAGGAACTAATGAAGTAATCGAGAATGGTAACCGTTTCTATACCGGCGATGTTGATTATGAAGATTGTTATCAAAAAGCTGCTGCTATAACACCTGTGCCGGGCGGCATTGGAAGTGTTACTACTGCCATGTTACTCAAAAATGTTTGGAAAGCATATCAGATGCAGAAATAG